The DNA window CTGCCACCCAGTGGTCAATATACATTcgtttgccagttcattaggtacacttttGAAAATGAGCATTTTTAATTATCACAattcattaatgaatgaatgaatgaatgaatataccagtcctgctctaaattcCTCTTCATGGCTGTCCCAATGTTCAGCTCACATTGGAACAGGATAAGAGagaatttttcattttcacttgggtacctaatgaactggaatgTGAGTGTGCTGTATTGTACACAGCACACACTAAAGCATGAGAGACAAGATCCATCCACTACATTTTTAGTATATTATACTATTGATATGTCTGAAAATGGCACAACAGAGAATGCTttaacacaaagagagagagagaaaaaaaaaaacatctgatcaGAACAAAATAAGTTGCCTCTGACACTTTTCTGGCTGAAAGATATTATTACACACGTACAGttactttaaaatattcataCGTGAAACAAAATACAGGCTACACAGTCATCTGTATAACCTCATAACCTCCTGTCACTTATACTGTGATTGATAGATTATGATTATATGTTGTGCTGATAttaactcttttgtttttgctttacaCCCATTTTGTCACAGCTGTATTGTACTTCCATCACAATCATAACactcaatgtattttttttcaaagttctTTGAaaaatcatcattattattttttttgaatttgaattcatGGTTGAATAGTTTATGATAATGTTTTCTATCAACATAACAAAAATGGTAACAAAAATACACGTTTGGGTTTACATGTCATGAATGTTAAAACGGAAATAGAATGTTGTCGACTTCCTGTAATGGGTGATCACGTGCTTCTACCAAACAGCTGATTGTGACCTCACACACCAACATGGCGGACTGGAATAGAGGTATTGGTGTTTTTGACACGTATTCAGTTCTAAATATTTGTCTGTGAACTGTTTCTACTGGTCTCATACCTAATGTTTCTGCCAAATGAATGAGTGTGTAAATAACGACAGATTACGTTAACTGCGTGTTAATGGTGTAGATATCTTGTAACTTCACTTAAAGCAAGTTATAGCTTAGCTAAGAGACTGTCTAGTTTTGTAATTTCTATCTTGCACGTTAGCTGTCCTAACGTCACATATTTCCGAAGTACTATGAATATGAAGGTTTACTCCGTCTATCAAATTATCTACCGACAAGTTCCGAAGAAGTGAGCGATAGTTAGACAATTGATGATTAATATGTGCACATTTACAGTTCACATCCGGTCTAACATTCCGAGAGAGAGtttgtactgtatattgtaaGGAACGACACAGATATGCATCAGATAACGCGGTTACACTAAATCGCTGCAATTAAAACATGGTGTTTGTAGAGATACCAgaagaaatattaaaaggacACAATAGTTCGACTAAATGAGTTTCTCCTACTGTGAGTTAACTTAACAAAAGATGTTTTGGTATGCATTTCCCTTTATCTAAATTTAAATCGGAAATATGTCACTTACTTTACCAGGGCAGATTGTGTAGTTCTGTCATGTAGCGATTCGATATGTCACATTAAGTATCGAAACTTAACTGTTAAACTTTTATCGTGGCTGGCACTCAACATTGGAACAAACCAGTAACTAGAGAATATCGTTAACGCAAACTGACCGTTATTTACCGTTAACTCACTTAATGTTTAGCTTCGTGTAAATCACTGAAACTAAAACATTGTCTGTGCAAAGAGGCCAAAATTACTAGCGTTATTAAAAGGACACAATAGTCCGACTCAGTGAGTTCCTCCTAATGTGAGTTCGGCATGTCACAGTGATTACTGGTATGCTGAGTGAGATCAAGAGTGTCGTACcttcttttatatacagtacagtctATGGTCGTGCCTGATACTCAGTGTTAAGCAGTCAACGTTGGAACAAACCAGTAACTGTCAGTAGAGAATACCGTTGCAAATGGACCGTTATTTACCGTTAACTAATTAGCTCAATGTTAAGCTTCGTGTGTTTTTAACTAAAATTCCCTCACATTTTTAACCATTGTCGACGACATTTTGGTAATGCCATTTGTGGTGTTAAGTCAGTACTTATTTTACAGATATAGCCATTTTAGTCAACAACTATCGTCAAAATTAGGTTACCATTTATTTAGCAGCAGCAATGACAGGTAACGTTTACTGGTTTCGAGGCGCAGTTTGTTTAGCCGGCAATTCCACGCCGTTTTAACTACACTCAtaactacattttaaattattctgaaaaaaaaagcatacagTAATCTACATGGCCCTTTTAATTACGACGAACTACTACTTACCTTAAACGGCAGAATAACAGCGAGTTCAATTTGAAAACCTAAATTTGAGAAACCCCAGTtttataagaaaagaaaagccacgCCCACCATAACTAGAAACCGTTGATGGCGTCATATGATCTAAGGACATAAGGACGCTTTTTATCCAGCCTTTGGCTTCTACATTGTGCACTGGTTATTTGGCTAGATTGCTGTCAGCAATACGAAACTGATGGCATGATATTTGAAGCAAAGTAAAGCAACAAAATCTTAAGCTGATAAGCTTCTAATGCCCATCTAATTGTCAAGAAGTTGATGCTAGCAGAGCTAAACAACCACATTTCTGTGCCAATAATACACCTATTATATGTCCTGTAAGGTTATTATACACTAACCATTTTACAAAGCAACATTAGTGCCATAAGAAATGAGCTTGATAGAATAAGGCCATGTCCTGCTTGGCACACaggagcaaaaaacaaacacacaaagaaactgtCACAATTTGCAGTTCCAAGCCAGAACGTGTCCATGTAACAGTTGATAGTGAACCACTATTGCAACCTACTGCACCATAAATTCAAGTCCGACAAATAGAGATTTTATACAATTTAGTGGTGTTTAATTTATACACATTTTATGGTTGTGATTTAGCCTATCTGGTTGActaattatttttatctcaATATCAGACATGAGGGTTAGCAAAGTTAGTAAACTGATCTAAAAGCATTtcaaatacagatattttttcGTAAATTATAAAAGACTAGTCCTCACTCTCGTAGCAGATTAGAAGGTCAGTGAATTGGCATCAGTAATTTGAGAGTTGTGCTGCTCAGAAcattaaaccattaaatcacCATTATACCACAGTGACTGTAAACATCTTTGTCAGGTCTTCGTGTAATTTTTTAAGccattgtgtttatgtgtctccaGGTCATGGCTCTGTGGATGACATGCTGGATGCTGAAAACAAACGCCTGGCTGAGAACCTGGCCACCAAAGTCTCCAGATTGAAATCTGTGCgtaaaaaaccccaaaaacaaataaatgaataaatacaaatattgtcAGATTATTAATTCTTATCATATTGACTGGTAGCAAGGCTCTCTGGCTGATTGACTCATAATTTAAATAGTAATACTTATCTATTATTATCTATTGACCAGTATCAACATTATTGCTCAATTGTTCTTTAATATAAAACTGTGAATAACATTTCAAGCACCATGAAGCACCACAGTACAGATAAAACAAAGTGCATTCTGGGAAGCTAACAGATACACCTACTCCCAATTACATGACTTTGACATGTTCTTACAAAGTTAGCTGGCCCATTTGAACATACAGCTGCCTTTTAAACCTTTGCAAGTTTTAGTTTGTCTGGTGCTAAGTGTCCCAAAGGCTTAAAGCAGTAAAGGATCAAATGTAAACTTTTGTGTTCTAGACTTTTTGCATCCCTGTCTCACAATCTCCTTCTatattttcctttctgtttgaATGTATTCTTTTATAGGATCATGTGAAGTTTAGTTGGACGTTACTCAtcattcttttttctccttttatctgACAGCTTGCTTATGATATCGACAGAGAAGCTGAGGATCAGAACGACTACCTTGACACTATGGTGCAGAAAATTCACGTTTCTTGACATTCAACATATATCCATATTGGcgaaaaaatctgaaaattgCTTGTACTTGTTTGCCATCAACAACAACCTGATTCTTACCAATCAGTACACCCCTGAAGCCTTGTGTGAGCTGTAGTTACTGATTAGCTACAAAAGGGTACTGTTTTATAtactcctcctctctctttcaggaCTCCAACTTCCTGAGTGCAACAGGCCTGTTAAGTGGCAGCGTGAAGCGTTTCTCCACCATGGTCCGATCCGGGAGAGACAACCGCCGAATCCTCTGTTATGTCTCTATGGGCCTGGTCGTAGTCTTCTTCATATTTTACTACCTGATCTCTAGGATCCAACgctgatgtggaaaaaaaatatctaaactGATGATGTTGACTGTGGTGCCGTATCTGCTGGGTTCTAATAAGCTCTGGGATTCTCACACAAAGGAGAAGACTTTGTACTCTACACCAAAGCGAGACAACCAACAGCAAGCAGCAGGGGATGTTGACTTGCCTACCGGGGGAACTATAGTGGGAGTGGTCATACAAAGACCTagaagtctaaaaaaaaaaagaaaaagaaaaaataatatgtcTTGATTTTCGTGTCCTCTGCTTGGCACCAGTTTTGTCCCATCGTGCAGTAGCCAGGAAGTCCAGAGTGTGGAGCCTGAATGCAAATCCAGTGGGAGTAGGCAGCTGAGTGCAGTAGATTTATGAACCTGTCAGTAAAGACAAACTTACCCAAAATATATATCATTACAAAGAAGCATTTGCTACTTGATTGTCTGTTTACACTGCAAAGCTGTGTTCTTTGTGTTGATCCTTGTTATTGACTCATACAGTtaaggacagaggaagagaaggaatgACTGGTGGAAGAGCAAAAAAAGGTTGAGGGAAAAGTTTTCTAACTTTTGACAAAATTTTTgttgtaatgtaaaaaaaaaaaaaggtttagttAAGGCCTTTTATCCTAAAATTTATAGGCTCAAAGAAAATGAATCCCTCAATAATTTTGTTGTGTTAGGCCATTACCTTtgagacattttatttgtgcttaaGAATGTGTTgtcattgaaaaaaaatcttccagatTCACTGTTTTTGTCTCGTTGacgcctctccctctcttcattcACTTTCTAGTTGTATCACCTTTCTCTTGTTCATTCAGCATAGAAGGAGGGGTGAAGTTTGAATGTGGTATTTTCAGTCAACAAATAGCACAGAGTACATACAATCATCAGTGTAATTCCATGTTACATTGCTGCCAAAGCTGAcaagctttttttaaatatcaaattaaaactgcaaaaatgttAACTGCATATAATAGCTACTGCCTGTCAAGCTATATTTTCATATAAGTTTATAAAAACTTTCAAAATtactgtttttagttttgttaattTAGATTACTgagctgtttttgttcactgtcTGTTGGCACTTCAGGATTTTTTCTTCTaacaattaatattaaatgttgggacctgtcctctcctgttttataattttctgtttattatatttttatttttttattcaatatttAGCCACTGAAAGACAGTTGGAGATTAAAGAGTGTTAAAACTGTTCCCTTCCTTGGTGTGTTGACATTCCAGCAGAATGCTAATCACTGATAGCACGATGGACCCTGAATATTGGtactaatattaatattattaatgtgCAATAAAGGCTTGTAGTTGGGGAATGTGTTGAGGATAATACCTCCTTTTTAAAAGACTACAATCTTGGTATGATATAGATTTTAGGAAGGTGTCAATCTTATTGTCTTATTTTAATGATCATTGTatgacaatattttattttgataaccaaatgcaaataaatcagaattcaataaaaatataaataaatacaaaaaatattagcgtattttttgtttgtgacgtgtcaaatggaaaataaatcaaatgaaattgTTTAAACAATAAATAGTGATAGTTAATGCTCTGCCTAGGTGTTAAggtaatttgtatttgttattaatattattaagaTTTTTCATAAAAGCCTGTTCATGTGGAACCTACTGGCAGGAAAACTGATTTCCTAATTTAAAGGAAAGGTAATAGACTAATCGGTGCTGTTTTTTATgctacatttgtgtgtgttggccgCTGTGTGTCGCTTCGGGTCGACTCGTGTTCTTTCGGTGTTTTCCGATATATGTCTTTCCTCGGGtatcatgaaaacaaacaacaagcgGCCTTcctctctgtggatcagttcGCCGTATTCTTTCGGTTTCTAATGATTTTGGAAGGAGGAATGAGTATtgcaaataaagattttattgcaaATAAAGGCGTTCTGTGTCCGAGGATCATCTTCGGTTCGTAGCAGGCTCGGCTTCGCTCGGACCACGCTCTTCCCCGCGGCTGCTGCTCGGCCACACTCGGCTCTTGTCGTTCGGCGGGTAGAATGGATGAAGCGGACTCGGCCACGAAGGCACTCGGGCTGGTTGAACCGCCCATCGGCGAGCCACCGGTGGAGGGAGTGGGCTCGGATACCGAGTCGGAGGCCGAAGTCGCCACGATGGCTGTGATGGCGGAACCGGGAAACATCGACATGGGAGCCGAGTCCCTTCCGAACCCAGACGAGGCCGAGGCTGCGTTTGCAGGTAACATGGGCTATAGTTATCGGTAGGCCGCTGTTGTCCTGGGTGGCGCTAAAACACACAGTGTGATGATTAGTTACAGTCCGtgtttaaacaacaaaaacaaatgctagGTGGATCACTTGTTAGTGATAGAAACGATATCAAGGAAGGGCtctgcataggtcttcaacaacgCGCAACACCATCATCGTAGCGTTGTCATACGCCTTACCAGACTGCATTCAATTATTGTGTAAGTTTGAAAATTGTACCATATCTACAACACACAACACGATTATCATAGCagatatttccagtttaatgaTTTAGCAAGTATGATCAAATTCGGCACTTTCATTCTCCATCATTCGGGTAGCTTGAGTTACTGTAATATTCTAACTTAGAGTTGATGTGGATTGCTATAGttgaagtgtttatttcatttaaatctaGTTAGTTTCGCAATGCATATGGGCCGaactaaagaaaaaatgaagacaatTTACCGTTCATGAATGAAGTTCTTGATCTGtgtatttctctctttctttgggcatcaaaatgtcacattttgaaGGGATTTGGTGAGGGCAACTTTTTCAGCTAGTCAGGCTCCGTCATGTTTGTATAACTGCCAAAGATTTGTGAAATGTTAATTCATTGTAATGTCTGTAACTGCAATGTGAGGTTGTCCTCCCTTAAACATGTTACGGTCCTCTGATTCTGGAGAAACTGGTATTTAGTATTTTGTGAAATGGTGGTGAAAATAATGCCATCAGCATAACTCTCCCAGTTTGGTTAGAATTGCTTCCTTACTGTAGCTATTACAGTACAACTGAGCAGCTAAtctaaaaatgtatgtgtaatGAAATATGAATCCCTTGTTGTTGTCAATCAGAGGTGACTGCGGTGACTGTTGCAGACGTTCAGGGTGCAGAGGACAACGTTTTCACGACCACAGTCGCCACATCAGGCAGCCTCCCCGAACACGTGCTGGTAAATCAACACACACTTTTGGACACACTGCTGCACATGCACAGTTACTATGTTGTTGCTGTATGTACAGTCAAACCTGTCAGATTAGAGTTTAGGGGAGAAATGACAGAAGGCAGATTTACTGATTTTCCTGTCATTAATAATCATAAAGAAACCCAGCGTTGCTAAAAGAGCAACCGATCCTGCAGAGAGAAGGCATTGATAGAGTAAGAAAATTCAGCCAAGTATTTTCCCTCTGATGTGCGGACTTTTTTATCAGTAGTGAAATGCATGACTTTCTGAAACAACAGTGTATCCAGGAACACTGTGAGAAATGGTTAATTCGACAAAGCTTTAATCGAGACAGTGCACACTGGTTTCTGTTGAGTTTGTTGTCCAACATTTGAATCTCAAATCTCCCAAAACGGAAACGTCTCCCCCCCCAGCACCTCATTGCACTTTCTGTGCCCCCAGTGCCCTCTGCTGACACGTTTGAATCATCTCTTACACTGCATCCTCTAAGTGTGTGCCAtatgctgtgtgtgtacatagAGCGGCCGGACCACTCTTCAGCTGGGTGAAGGTCTCAGTACTCAGAAGGCCACGCTGATTGTGGTTCACACAGATGGCAGCATTGTGGAAGCTGCTGGTCTCAAGTCTGCTGCCTCTATCGGATCaggtatgtgtgtttgtgtgcatgtctaAGTACAGTATATGCACAGTAACATGCACACGTTGCCGTCTCTGAGGTGACTGTACCGATTCATGGAAATTTGACTGTCGATATCCGTTACATCCTCAACAGGCCCGCAGACTCCCCCTACACCGCTGACTCCGCCTCAGGACAAAGACTCTTGCTCCAAATACAACTGGGACCCGTCGGTCTACAACAATGAGCTGCCTGTCCGCTGCAGGAACACCAGTGGAGTCCTGTATAAGAACCGCCTGGGATCAGGTAACCTATTTGCCTTGTCAGTTCACTGAAGTTACTACGGAAACACAACCCATCAGGTTAGTCTGGTCCTATAAAGGTTAGGTAACAGGCTATGTCAGGCACATCTGTTCTCACAATCAGTCCTATTTACCGCTGCACTAAGAAAACAGTACACAGCTGTACTTCAATGATGTTTAAATATAAGTGACAGTAGCACAGATAAAAAGTCAGCACAAgtcctgaaataaaaacattaccaAACTACATAGTTTAAGtacatgattattatcaatacaatttacaatttacttTAATAATCAAATGTAACCTACCAATACAGGTAGTATTGTTCATTTTGCTTTCAGCTTGTCTTTAATTATATAATTCAGACATTCAAAACAAGGTCTGCTGAAACATAAGAGCTTTGGTAAAAAGTCATATtcgtaaaaaattaaatatatatcccCAGGATATGCtccattttaaaaattttctctattattttgccattttt is part of the Mugil cephalus isolate CIBA_MC_2020 chromosome 10, CIBA_Mcephalus_1.1, whole genome shotgun sequence genome and encodes:
- the bet1l gene encoding BET1-like protein encodes the protein MADWNRGHGSVDDMLDAENKRLAENLATKVSRLKSLAYDIDREAEDQNDYLDTMDSNFLSATGLLSGSVKRFSTMVRSGRDNRRILCYVSMGLVVVFFIFYYLISRIQR